CAAGACTACCAATCGAATCAAGCGCCTCGTTATAGGCGTACAGTTCACCAATAGTTCGCATAACCTTTGCCAGCGTCGGTGAAACCTTTTGGCAGAGCTTTTCGATCATATCGTAACCGGATTGCACCAAAAACGCACGGCAGTGTGCTTCTGCGGCCTGTGCCAACTCCAGGGACGTAAGATTGACCGCTTCTTCATGCGTGTAGCCTGCTTTCTTGCGCTGCTCAATGTGTTCGTTGGCTAGGCGAagtttgctttaaaaattaaccatgaagaaagaaagttaatgatatgtaatttaaaattaaaaaaaaatgaaatatttacccAGCTGCAACAGTTTGCAATGCTTTTACAATTCCCGGCACCGTATCAAGCCAGGGATGACGATTGTTTCGACTCTGGATAAAGCTGTTCAAATATTGCACCGTCGGACCAAGCGGCTGTCCTTTAAGTGCTTGGTTCCAGGCCTTGATAAGATATCTAGAATATAAAATACAACTTAGTACACGACAATTTTCACCCAGTTTGTCTCTCTTACCTGGCCGTCTGTAACAAAAGGACCGTATTTTCACCCTCGTACGTACACGCCGCAGTGACAAATCCGTACGTATTGTAGAAGTTGGCACAGGTCATATATCCATGACCACCGCAAGCCATACGAAGCGTTTCCACGGCTTTGGCGGAATCGGCTGTCGTGACCGCCTTTAGGCAGCAAGCAATTGCGTGCAATTCTGGAAGACGCTCAAGATTACCCTGATCCAGCTCGGACGTCACCTGATTGTACATCTCCCACAGGTTGTCCGAAGTCAGCTTAAATACGATACTTCTCGCAATGGCCGGGAACAATTTATACTGCTGCGTCAAGTGATCGATCACCTGCACTTCCGGTTGGCTGAAAGTGGTCAAATACATTTAACATTGAATCGCGACAAACAAGAGCCGACTGTTGGGTTGTGTGAAAGCTTACGTACTCCGGATTAATATGACTTTGGCGACGGACGCATGAATAGCGTACGGCTATGGTGGCCACCTTTGCCAGAAGATATGCCATATCGCGCACAATTATTACGCGCACGAACATCATCGTGCCGTAGGTGAGTGCTTGCGATGGGGGCTTCACGAACGTACCGTCCGCAAGCAGTTTGGCGTTCTTCATCAGCATGTTTTTGCGTGGAATGCGCACCTTTTCAAATCCCAGAAAACCATTGTTCACGCCATTCATGCCCAGCTTGTTGCCGATTTCGCCTATTATTATGCCTTTCATTGGCATATGCGTTTCCTCATCGCGTAGCTGTACGATGAACGGTTGAATACCGTGACATTTCCCTTGGGAGAACAATTGCGCCATCACCACGCAGTAGTTGACAGTGTGGGCCACTGAAATGTAcacaccaaaaattgttcacaaACATTGCtccgagaaaaaaagagtttgTCTGTTTAACTTACATCCTCCCGGCCACCATTTGTACGAGCTTAGCGTTGGACTTTCCAGGACAAATTCTTGCGTACGCTCATCGTACGTAGCGGTCGTTTCTAGTCCGCGCAGAAACGTACCATGGCCGAGCTCGGTTTGTGCATACGTGCCCAGCATTTGGCATTTCAGGGCACGCGGTAACCATTCGGCTTGCTGTTCCGGTGAACCATGGCCCAACAATGCCGGTACAAACATCGCAAAATGGATGCCCAACGGATTGCCCTGCCGAATGATTCCATTGCCAAGCAGTCCGCTGAGATTTTgcctaaaaataaagaaatccaCATTTTGTTAGTAAAATTATTTGCTTAAGCCAGTCGACCGGATCTTCTTCTTCGCTTACATGTAGTTGGATGGGTCACCATTTCCACGATCTTCGTGGAATTTGCGCACCTTGCGGAAGATGGCCGTTGCCTGTCTTATCGTTTCCTCGTACAGCTCCTTATGTGATAGAAAATGGATCGGCGTTTCGTTATGGAAGTCCGGATCGTTGGCGAGAAACGTTTCTGGAAAGACAAATTAAAaggttttagtgttttttaaataaaaaaaatggtgaactGAAAGCGAAAAACAAGATCATCAACAacctttttttgctccttcttAAACCTTGAATTTGGATGACCTTCGTGAAGGTAATGTGTTGtgcgacttttttttgtttgtttgtccgATTTATCTGCGTAATGAGTCGTCAAATTTTGAGATGAAATTTTGCCATGTCTATGCGCCAAGCTACTCCAGCAGGAATGCTATAGTGGCAGGAAGCCGATAACATTATTTGTACGGGTCTATCTTGCCAGCAATCGTATTTTCGGGCTGACAagataagcaaaacaacgttCAAATCTTGCAATGCGAACAATCTCGAAAGCGTACAGTCTGATGCGCAGTGTGTTTTTGGAGGATTAATTCTATTCCATTTGCTGCTACATATTTACCTAGATCTTGCTTTTCCTTCAGCTTTTCCTTGCCACCAACCCACCAGAGGGTGAATTCGTCCTTATCGAAGCTACCCTTATTCCGTTCGCCCTGCAGATCCTTGTTCACCGTGGATGCCGGCATCTTTGCAAACGGATGTGTTAATTTACTTCTAGAAGGCACGCAAAAAAGATATTTACATACGCTTAGCGTACGCACACTGGCACTCGATGCAGCTCTGATCGCGTTGACTTATGCCAATGACCCTGCGTGATAGGCGTATGAATAAACACACCAGACCGGTCGACGATACGCATCCACGTTGGTTGACGTGCTTCCGTAAACTAAAAATTGCGCGACTGGTTTATGCGAACCAGCCCCCTCGAGTTCATAGGCAATCATTGGCTCGTGAAGTGTATGCTATCTCTTTCCGCTTAACCCCAACATACCCACCCTTATCAGATAACGACAGCGACGCAGGACTTTGCACCGTGCGGGCCACGCACATTTATTGCACCGTTCCGTTTTATACCGATGCACCGAAAGATAAATGGACGCAAGTGAAGATAAATGTCTCGTTGCCTAGTAACGCCTTTTCATTGCATCACACATCCAGAAGACGTTCGATGCAGCTACTGCAGCGCACTTTGTGCAatatgcacaaacaaaaaacatatgaTCAatcaaaaacatacatttcaCCCTTGGCTTTTTTCGtactattaaaaattatgacaaaaataaaagtagcTACATATTTTCTATCCAATATCGTTCACTTAATCTGCAATCGTGTTCATTTCAGTCGTATTCGTTCCTTTTCAacttaagtttattttcactacgCACGAATTGCACGATCAATAATCTTCACGATCGATGGGCAGCGCTTCTCAAGTGCCCAATTTTTGGCTGCGTTTTGAACTGACAGCATACACTGGCTGCGTACTGTGACAGCTGACATTTCGCACGCAGGTTATGCCGGTTAAAACAAAAGTGTAAACAAAGCAAGCGCTGTTTCAAAAGTTGGCTGATTTGTGGAACTGCTGCTGTTTCTAAACGTTGTACCAACCATAATGAGTGTTAAAATGAAAGTTAATGTGTGCCCGATTACCGAGGAACGATCGGGCACCGTGCGCGAGGTTGGCGGACAAGCAGTCTGGAGTCTTTCATCATGTAAACCAGGTATTTCGCACATTATTACCACTTCCTTTACTTCCTGCACTCATGTCTGTGTGTTCTCTTGTGCGTACAGGTTTCGGTGTCGATCAGTTGCGAGATAACTCGATGGAAACGTACTGGCAGTCGGACGGACAGCTACCACATCTGGTAAACATCCAATTTCACCGGAAGACAACAGTCAGCCAGATTTACATCTACTCCGATTATAAGCTGGACGAAAGTTACACGCCGAGCCGAATATCGATCCGCTGTGGTATGCATTTTAACGATCTGCAGGAAGTTGAAGTGGTCGATCTGTGCGAACCATCCGGCTGGGTATGCATTCCTATCAAGGAGTACGAGGAGATGCTGATGTGCACGTTCATGATACAGATAGCGGTCATTAGCAATCATCAGAATGGCAGGGATACGCATATGCGCCAGATACGGATCCATTCGCCAACCGAAGGCTCTCAATACCCGTTGGAACATCACGGAAAGTTTAGCACGTTAGAATTTTCTCAGTTTCGCACGATACGTTAGTGTGCGGTGGACAAAAAACTAGTTTTAAATGTAACCACGTGTTAattatcaaaatatttaaacaa
The DNA window shown above is from Anopheles funestus chromosome 3RL, idAnoFuneDA-416_04, whole genome shotgun sequence and carries:
- the LOC125767993 gene encoding anaphase-promoting complex subunit 10 isoform X2, which produces MSVKMKVNVCPITEERSGTVREVGGQAVWSLSSCKPGFGVDQLRDNSMETYWQSDGQLPHLVNIQFHRKTTVSQIYIYSDYKLDESYTPSRISIRCGMHFNDLQEVEVVDLCEPSGWIAVISNHQNGRDTHMRQIRIHSPTEGSQYPLEHHGKFSTLEFSQFRTIR
- the LOC125767993 gene encoding anaphase-promoting complex subunit 10 isoform X1, encoding MSVKMKVNVCPITEERSGTVREVGGQAVWSLSSCKPGFGVDQLRDNSMETYWQSDGQLPHLVNIQFHRKTTVSQIYIYSDYKLDESYTPSRISIRCGMHFNDLQEVEVVDLCEPSGWVCIPIKEYEEMLMCTFMIQIAVISNHQNGRDTHMRQIRIHSPTEGSQYPLEHHGKFSTLEFSQFRTIR
- the LOC125767964 gene encoding probable peroxisomal acyl-coenzyme A oxidase 1, with the protein product MPASTVNKDLQGERNKGSFDKDEFTLWWVGGKEKLKEKQDLETFLANDPDFHNETPIHFLSHKELYEETIRQATAIFRKVRKFHEDRGNGDPSNYMQNLSGLLGNGIIRQGNPLGIHFAMFVPALLGHGSPEQQAEWLPRALKCQMLGTYAQTELGHGTFLRGLETTATYDERTQEFVLESPTLSSYKWWPGGLAHTVNYCVVMAQLFSQGKCHGIQPFIVQLRDEETHMPMKGIIIGEIGNKLGMNGVNNGFLGFEKVRIPRKNMLMKNAKLLADGTFVKPPSQALTYGTMMFVRVIIVRDMAYLLAKVATIAVRYSCVRRQSHINPDQPEVQVIDHLTQQYKLFPAIARSIVFKLTSDNLWEMYNQVTSELDQGNLERLPELHAIACCLKAVTTADSAKAVETLRMACGGHGYMTCANFYNTYGFVTAACTYEGENTVLLLQTARYLIKAWNQALKGQPLGPTVQYLNSFIQSRNNRHPWLDTVPGIVKALQTVAAGKLRLANEHIEQRKKAGYTHEEAVNLTSLELAQAAEAHCRAFLVQSGYDMIEKLCQKVSPTLAKVMRTIGELYAYNEALDSIGSLVRFTSISESDINRLQAKLETALLAVRPNAVNIVDGFAIPDVLLGSPLGAYDGNVYERLYEEAQKSPLNKEPVNKSFHLYLKPFMRSSL